Within the Deltaproteobacteria bacterium genome, the region GGGTTTAAGGGGTTTGTCTTTCACTAGAATCCTGGACCCCTTGGCCCCTGGAACCCTATGAGATGAATCCTTGAACCCTTAATGTAGGGATTTATCCAGCCTTATATGCCCTCATCCCGCTTTCTCATCATCAATGCCGATGATCTCGGCATCTCCTCTGAGGTCAACCAAGGGATACGTATCGCCTATGAAAAGGGGGTAATCACGGACTCGTCCCTGTTGATAAAAGGGCCTTACAGCAAAGAGTCCATAGAGATGATCAAGGGGGTTCCCTCCTTTCGGGTGGGCCTCCACATAGATCTAGACCCATTGCTGGGTTGGGAATCCCCTGGAAAAGAGAGATACCCCCGCCAGGAACTCCTTCGGATGATGAATGATCCCGATTTCGCCAGCAGGGTTGGGGAAGAAATTGATAAACAGATAACGGCCTTCCTCGAAGAAGGGCTGACGCCCTCTCATGTTGACACTCATCATCACGTCCATAGCTTCCCACAAATCCTCCTTCCTCTTGTCGAGGCAATGGTGAGGTATGAAATTAAGGCCATTCGCTTTTGCCGAAAAGGCTATTACCTCATGGGAAGACAGGACATAACATTAACTCCGGAGGTGGCCTGCTGGATGGAAAAACTGCTCCAAGAAAAAGGAATCTTCTATCCCCATCACTTTATTGATCCCACATTCCCCTTTTCCCTAAAGGAGCTCCCCCAGGGGATCACGGAGTTGATGGTGCATCCCAGTACAGGAGGGGAACCATGGAGGAGGAAGGACTTCGAGATGCTCATGGACCCCTTCTTTGCGACCACCTTGGGGGAAGAAGGCATTGATCTCATAAGTTTCTCAGAGTTGGGGGTCTCTCTTCATTACACAGTTAATAGAGGCTAGCTTTAAAAAGCTAGCCCCTATCCTTTATGACTTTACCCTAGATTATTGAAGTGCCTCTTGGCAGGCCTGGTAACCGAGGTCAAAGGCTTTAAAGTTAACCGGGACCACCTTGGCCGGGAAACGCTCCTCGATGGATTCTTTCACCGTTTCTATCTTTATCGGAAGCTGCTCAGTGCCAAATAATGCACCCATCATCACGATATTGGTTGTCAGCAGGTTTCCTGCTTCCCTGGCAAGTTGGGTGGCATCCAGCCCAATTATTTTGCTTGAGGTCTTACCGAGTTTTTCCACCATTGCTTCCAGAGGGGGATACTTGCTTTGCCCCAAGGAAACGGTAAACGGGACGACCATGGCTGTGTTGAGTATGACCACACTCGACTTGGACAGAAAGGTGATATTTCTTAATGCCTCTGATGGCTCCAATGCCACCAGAATATCGCATTTTCCCAAGGGAGGGAGGGGACCATATACATCGCTTCCCATTCTGATGCTGCTGAATACCGAACCACCTCTCACTGCCATTCCCAGCACCTCAGAGCCTCTAACCCTCAGGCCATCCTTAACTGCTGAATTTCCCAGTAGTTCTGACATCAGGATTACACCTTGTCCACCAACCCCGGAGATTAGTACATTAAGCTCTTTTATCATTTCTCTACTCCTGTACTATAGCATTGTAGGGACAGACTTGGGCACAAACTGTGCAACCATCACACATGGAGTCATCAATCATGGTTCTATCGTCTTCTCTTAAAGTAGCTGGGCAGCCCAGCAGCATAATACACTTTTCACTGCCCACATCACAGCTAAGGCAGCGTTTAGCCTCAGCGGTGGCTACCTCTGGAGTGAAGCCACTTTCAATCTCAGTGAACCACTTGACTCGCTCAGCCACAGGCAATTTGCTAGCTTCTGCCCTCGGTAGTGACTCGATGCCACTCAAAGAGAGCTCTTCATAGCTGACGACTGGTTTTTCCTCCTCGGCCACGCTGAGCGTCTCTCCCTTGAAGTACCTGTCAATCGAGTTTGCTGCCTTTCTGCCCGCGGCAACGGCATCGGCTACCATGGCTGGGCCGGTAACCACGTCACCGCCAGCGAAGATGCCCGGTTTATCGGTAGCGAGAGTACTAGCATCAACTGTCAAGGTGCCCTGGGGTGAAGCTTTAAGCTGGTCATCAGTGAACGGAAGTTCCGGTACCTGTCCGATAGCCACTATTATGGTGTCAGCATCAACAGTAAACTCAGACCCTTTGATCGGGACAGGGCGTTTTCTGCCACTGGCATC harbors:
- a CDS encoding ChbG/HpnK family deacetylase; translation: MPSSRFLIINADDLGISSEVNQGIRIAYEKGVITDSSLLIKGPYSKESIEMIKGVPSFRVGLHIDLDPLLGWESPGKERYPRQELLRMMNDPDFASRVGEEIDKQITAFLEEGLTPSHVDTHHHVHSFPQILLPLVEAMVRYEIKAIRFCRKGYYLMGRQDITLTPEVACWMEKLLQEKGIFYPHHFIDPTFPFSLKELPQGITELMVHPSTGGEPWRRKDFEMLMDPFFATTLGEEGIDLISFSELGVSLHYTVNRG
- the iorB gene encoding indolepyruvate ferredoxin oxidoreductase subunit beta, with the protein product MIKELNVLISGVGGQGVILMSELLGNSAVKDGLRVRGSEVLGMAVRGGSVFSSIRMGSDVYGPLPPLGKCDILVALEPSEALRNITFLSKSSVVILNTAMVVPFTVSLGQSKYPPLEAMVEKLGKTSSKIIGLDATQLAREAGNLLTTNIVMMGALFGTEQLPIKIETVKESIEERFPAKVVPVNFKAFDLGYQACQEALQ